The Pogona vitticeps strain Pit_001003342236 chromosome 6, PviZW2.1, whole genome shotgun sequence genome contains a region encoding:
- the LOC144583835 gene encoding epididymal sperm-binding protein 1-like has product MSKSRPCIFPFTYKSKSYSACTTEGSAEGQLWCATTANYDKDSKWKLCSLQEYEGSSKGGPCVFPFVAEKQTFYTCTNVPAKNQRYWCSTTGSYDKDKKWSYCADTRLDASPKGPCVFPFIYNGTSYSTCTKDGESKGRLWCSLTNNYDVDLRRTYCDPSESLPCRFPFVWGGISYSECTKEGSTDGQLWCATTANYDKDTKWKACALQEYEGSSGGQPCVFPFIYKNQTFYTCTNETSKDGRFWCATTENYDKDQLWSYCADTRLDAKPKGPCTFPFIYKRKTYSTCITEDEITGKPWCSLTSNYDVDRKWTYCTVIT; this is encoded by the exons ATGAGCA AATCTCGTCCTTGCATTTTTCCCTTCACTTACAAGTCGAAATCCTACTCGGCATGTACCACAGAGGGATCTGCTGAAGGACAATTGTGGTGTGCCACAACAGCTAACTATGACAAAGACAGTAAATGGAAACTGTGTTCCCTTCAAG AATATGAAGGAAGTTCCAAAGGGGGACCCTGTGTTTTCCCTTTTGTTGCAGAAAAACAGACATTCTACACCTGTACCAATGTACCTGCTAAGAACCAGAGGTACTGGTGTTCTACCACGGGAAGCTATGACAAGGACAAGAAATGGAGCTACTGTGCCGATACAA GATTAGATGCAAGCCCCAAGGGACCATGTGTCTTCCCTTTTATCTACAACGGCACATCCTACTCAACTTGCACAAAAGATGGGGAATCCAAAGGAAGGTTGTGGTGCTCTCTCACAAACAACTATGATGTGGATCTCAGGCGAACATACTGTGATCCgtcag AATCCCTTCCTTGTCGTTTCCCTTTCGTTTGGGGAGGGATCTCCTACTCTGAATGCACGAAAGAGGGATCCACTGATGGCCAACTATGGTGTGCCACAACTGCTAACTATGACAAAGATACTAAATGGAAAGCCTGCGCCCTCCAAG AGTATGAAGGAAGCTCTGGAGGCCAGCCTTGTGTTTTCCCCTTTATCTACAAAAACCAGACCTTCTACACCTGCACTAATGAGACCTCAAAGGATGGAAGATTCTGGTGTGCTACAACTGAGAACTATGACAAAGACCAATTGTGGAGCTACTGTGCTGACACAA GATTAGATGCTAAACCCAAAGGGCCATGCACCTTTCCTTTCATCTACAAAAGAAAAACCTACTCAACATGCATAACAGAAGATGAAATCACTGGGAAACCGTGGTGCTCTCTGACCAGTAACTATGATGTGGATCGCAAATGGACATACTGTACTGTGATCACTTAG
- the LOC140708473 gene encoding epididymal sperm-binding protein 1, with translation MASSFIFFIWAFLLLSAACQEPPPCVFPFIYRGMYYPSCTTEGTGQGRPWCATTENYDRDRQWRPCAVTEYGGNTNGQPCVFPYLYLGRAYYTCNTKFSRGRFWCSTTGSYDKDKRWSFCADTRLGANYPTQPCAPTFTYDGKLYSGCTTAGRTDGKLWCSLSSNYEVDPRGLFCEPSEPAPCYFPFVYKNKSYYSCIREGPLKTQLWCATTPNYDTDSRWKACSSQEYGGNSNGQPCVFPFTYKNQTFETCTNVDEMTGNFWCATTENYDRDQKWSFCPDTNLGSARPPLADCTEEDSVSWKPWCSLTSNYDVDRKWKYCEPTVTPVTEFDIFG, from the exons ATggcttcttcttttattttcttcatttgggCATTTCTGCTACTTTCTGCTGCATGTCAAG AGCCTCCGCCCTGTGTCTTTCCCTTCATTTATAGGGGCATGTATTACCCTTCATGTACCACAGAGGGTACTGGGCAGGGTCGGCCATGGTGCGCCACAACTGAAAATTATGATCGAGATCGCCAATGGAGGCCGTGTGCTGTGACAG AATATGGAGGCAATACCAATGGACAGCCATGTGTCTTTCCCTACCTATATTTGGGCCGTGCTTATTATACGTGCAACACAAAATTTTCTAGAGGACGTTTCTGGTGTTCTACAACAGGAAGCTATGATAAAGACAAACGGTGGAGCTTCTGCGCTGATACCA GGCTAGGTGCAAATTACCCTACACAACCATGTGCTCCTACTTTCACCTATGATGGCAAGCTTTACTCAGGCTGTACCACGGCTGGGAGGACCGATGGGAAGCTCTGGTGCTCCCTCTCCAGCAACTATGAAGTGGATCCCAGAGGACTATTCTGTGAGCCCTCAG AACCTGCTCCCTGCTATTTCCCCTTTGTGTACAAGAACAAATCCTACTATTCCTGCATCAGAGAAGGGCCATTAAAGACACAGCTCTGGTGTGCCACAACACCAAATTATGACACGGATAGCCGATGGAAAGCATGTTCTTCACAAG AATATGGAGGGAACTCTAATGGCCAGCCTTGTGTCTTCCCCTTCACCTACAAGAACCAGACATTTGAAACCTGCACAAATGTGGATGAGATGACTGGAAACTTCTGGTGTGCCACTACAGAGAACTATGACCGGGACCAAAAATGGAGCTTCTGTCCTGACACCAATCTGGGAAGTGCTCGCCCTCCATTGGCAG ATTGTACAGAAGAGGATTCCGTTTCTTGGAAGCCCTGGTGTTCTCTCACCAGTAACTACGATGTAGATCGGAAGTGGAAGTACTGTGAGCCTACAG TCACACCTGTGACAGAGTTTGATATCTTTGGATGA